One Yoonia sp. BS5-3 genomic window carries:
- a CDS encoding DUF4864 domain-containing protein, with protein sequence MNRFLGFFIGFWLLLSPVFAQDARAIEGVIGNQLQAFNDRDVDAAWQYASPNIQAIFRTPENFGQMVQRGYPMVWNNADAQFLELREIAGRLWQKVMIRDARGGLHLLDYEMIETGAGWQINAVQLLPAPDVGA encoded by the coding sequence ATGAATAGGTTTTTGGGATTTTTCATTGGATTTTGGCTGCTGTTGTCGCCTGTATTCGCGCAGGATGCGCGTGCGATCGAGGGCGTGATCGGAAACCAGCTGCAAGCATTCAACGATCGTGATGTGGATGCCGCTTGGCAATATGCCAGCCCGAACATCCAAGCCATTTTCAGAACACCCGAAAACTTTGGCCAAATGGTGCAACGGGGTTATCCAATGGTGTGGAACAATGCAGATGCGCAATTCCTAGAGCTTCGCGAAATTGCTGGCAGGCTTTGGCAAAAAGTCATGATCCGGGATGCGCGCGGCGGGCTGCATCTGCTTGATTACGAAATGATTGAAACCGGGGCAGGCTGGCAGATTAACGCCGTGCAACTGTTGCCGGCCCCCGATGTTGGTGCCTGA